A stretch of the Ipomoea triloba cultivar NCNSP0323 chromosome 16, ASM357664v1 genome encodes the following:
- the LOC116007848 gene encoding uncharacterized protein LOC116007848 has protein sequence MSGQSVNFMKSCIVFSRNTGDHIKNARAEVFAVPIVGDIGKYLGLPMGVGRNKKEVFSFVEAKLNHRLNGWNKKVLSRAGKEVLLKSVAQALPTYTMSIYFLPVTFCERIERIMNKFWWTTNVNGGGGIRWMAWHRMCCPKAYGGLGFKKLSSFNVALLAKQGWRFLTQSGSLAARLFKARYYPKCDFLEAKIGANPSYCWSC, from the exons ATGTCGGGGCAATCGGTCAATTTTATGAAGTCTTGCATAGTGTTTAGCCGCAATACTGGAGATCATATTAAGAATGCTAGGGCTGAGGTTTTTGCAGTGCCCATTGTAGGTGATATTGGGAAGTACCTGGGATTACCAATGGGTGTTGGCAGAAATAAGAAAGAGGTATTCTCTTTTGTTGAAGCTAAATTGAATCATCGACTGAACGGTTGGAATAAGAAGGTTCTGTCAAGGGCGGGGAAGGAGGTACTGTTAAAGAGTGTAGCCCAGGCCTTACCTACTTATACTATGAGCATCTATTTTCTCCCGGTCACTTTTTGCGAACGGATTGAAAGGATTATGAATAAATTCTGGTGGACGACGAATGTTAATGGCGGAGGGGGAATTAGATGGATGGCATGGCATAGGATGTGTTGTCCTAAGGCATACGGTGGGCTAGGTTTTAAGAAGCTGAGCAGTTTTAATGTTGCTTTACTAGCCAAACAGGGTTGGAGATTTCTGACGCAATCTGGTTCATTAGCTGCTCGTCTGTTCAAGGCTCGCTATTACCCGAAATGTGATTTCTTGGAGGCAAAAATTGGTGCCAACCCATCTTATTGTTGGAG TTGCTAG